ATCTCGACGAgcggtcgacgccgcggtaGACGCTAAtgtccgacgacggcacgacgGACATTGGCAGGTAGATGCGAACCGtctcgacgtcctcgtcgccgctgcccagcgTGATGGACGAaacggccgccgaggctgggagcgtcgacgcgctcggcCTGAGGGATAGCAGGTTGCTGTCGGTATACACGCGGGTCGTCGTGTACTGGTAGTTGCTGTACGTGTAGCTGTATGTCGTGATGGATATGGCGTAGTAAGCGGTGACGGTCCATTGtgaggcgtcggcgaggcgggcgagggcaaggagccAAACGAGAGACACGGccagggtggtggtgagacTACGGGTGGCGCCTTGACGTTGCGGCCGCCCGAGAGCCAGCAACATGTTGGCCATGATGTGGTCCGCagcggcgaagaagccggaGGGCGAAGCACGAAAGAGAAGACAAAAACGAGAGACTGGGGACAAGAGAGCGTCAAGAGAGGTCGGGACTCAAAACACCATCACGATGGCGCCACGGCGGTTTTCATAGGGCTGCCCTCCCTCCGGTCCATGCGGCTCAAATCTCACTAACTCATCGCTCGTCTGGCAAATTTTCCCACCAGGCTGCAGCTAGTACTACCACTGCTAGCCTGCCTGGACTGGTCCACGACGGCTACTAGCTACGAAGTAAGTTAGCCTGCTGTGTCTGCCCTCTGTTCACGACCAGCAGCGAGAACGTCGGTGGGATGACTTGCCCCTGGGGAGGAACCAACTAACCCCTGCCTGGGAGGAATATTGCCTATTCTTAGCGTAACCCTCTGGCTTCGGCCGAGAGCCAAACAGGACCCAggcccgctcccgccgccaatCCGggggctcgacgtcgccgccggcgatcCACCGTTCACCAGGGCAGGGCTAGGCCAGGCCTTTCCCCCCGCGGGCCAGGCTCAACGCCGCAGAGTGGGCGGTTCGGCGACTACTGGAATGGGGTTGCCAAGAGGCTCGTGAGATGAGCAGACGGTTTTCGCCGCAGGCACCCCGGTCCGAGCAGTCTGTGATGTGGTCAGGCGAGGTTTATTAGAGCAGGTGCCTCTCCCTGGCTGGATGTGTTGTTGGTGTGAGAGCTGTAGAGTCGTGACGCTGGCGTCTTGTCTCCATCCATGTCTCCATTTACAAAGTATCGTCATCGATATTACCCCtcccgtggccgtcgtctcttTTGTTGCCATCAGCTCTCGTAGCTGTCGTCACTCTTGTAGCTATAGTCACCAGACTCTTGTGGCCGTCATCTCTGTGGCTCCGATGACTTTCTGGCAGCTGCCGTTTTCTAGGTAGCCATTGCTTTACTTCCTAAACATAAAGTACTTCAGGTCATAGTTATTCGGCCCGTGGCTAGCGTGCGCCCACATGTAGAACCAAATCTCAGCGCTTGCCGTAAATGTCGTCCTTGTACCTCCTCTTTTCTTCAAGTGTCTAAAGTCCACTTTCTGTACAAAATAGGGCTGTTGGGCTGAGACTCTTGTAGGACCCGTGACAATATCCAAACTTGTGTAAGAGTTCGCCTTTTTGTGCAACTTGAGATGCTTTTTCCGAATCGCCTTTCCGGGCAGAAATGCAGACCTCAACGTGCTGCACTTTGTGAAAACGGTCCCCCGTATTGGGTTCAGCATATGATCGCCGGCGACTCAAATCAAATAATCCCCCTGCTGAAAACTCTGTCGCATTTGTCGCACTTGAACGGCTTTCACTCGACCGCAATGCATAACAGGTCAAGAGCTAAACTAACACCAAAGTCGCTCGTGGCTCATCAATGACTGGAATCATTGTCGGCGTCAAGTCGACGGCATGTACACAATCATCTCCAGCCCACCCGAATACGGCACCGTGATTGTCTTGAACCCGTTTGCCGGGTCGCGGATGTATGCCAACAagtccttgagcagcgccttCGCCATGACCGTGTTGTCCGCGAGTATCACCGCCCCCTTGCGCAGCCGCGGCTTGACAATCTCCAGCACGAGCAGCGCCATGGGCGTCCAGACTGGCGTGCAGGCGGTCAGTCAGCCTCCAGTCTCAAGTCATGGCCCGCCATTCTTCGCGACAAAGAAGCAAAGCAAGgtgggagaagggggagagggaaaaTAAAGGAAAGGGGAAGGGGCCTGCGAGAAACCACTCActgtcgagcagcagcatgtcAATCTCCTCCGGCATCCCCTCGGCCACCTTCAACGTCTCGCGCACATCACCCTCGCGGAGCTCGATCCAGGGTtccacctcgtcgcccgcctgcttccaatgctcgcgcgccttggccgcctttgTCGGCTCCTGCTCCGTCGCgatgaccttgccgccccccaccagcgccgccgccttcttcccctGGTCCGCCtccacggcagcggcagcgcgcgcgtcggcaaCGTTTTGTcccacggcgagggccaggtaAATGGTCGACACGCCGAAGCTGgtgcccgcctcgacgatgtTGCGCGCGCCCATGGCCCGGGCGAGCAGGTACATGAACTGGCACTTGTCCTGCTCGAGCGAGACGTACTTGTCCCGCATgtggtcgtcggccgcggccgaccaGGCCGAGCCCCAGAGGCAGTAGGACACGAACACCTTGATGTAGAAGAGGGTCTGGGAGAGGGACCTTTCCTGCGACTCGGACGCGGCGTGCAGCcgctggaggagctcgtggacgcgggcgctggctTCGACGGCCCGGGTCGCTGTCTCGTGCGGCGCCATCAGAGCGGTCCTTTTTTTGAAGAGTTGTTTTGTTTTGTCTAAAGTGATGGACTGTCGTCTCGCTGTTTGTTATTACTTACTCGACCAGTTTAGACCGAGTCCGCGGGATGCCACAACTCTTCGAGAAGGGATTATCATGTACAAACATCGAAGACTATTTCACCTCCCGGTTCGACGGGTAACAATGTTGTCTGGCCACGCCCTTTTTAAACGCCCACCCAGAGTCAAaaggcggccgcgtcggACCACCGAAACCGCCGAGGTGGTATTGCAAATCGCCGGGCGGTCACGATGCCTTGTTTACCATCCTCAGTCTCGATCCCAATGGGCCCATCCATCGTCATGCCATTGACGCTCTTATGCGCGCGCACCTGCGTCTAATCCCCCGTCTATCGCCGTTGCTCCTCCACTTATGATACGTATATGCAATGGCGCCTCCCGTCCCCGGCATCAAAGTAACCCGGCCCCGCGTCGAGACATGACCGCGGCCGCACGTGGAGCCCAGCAGACGGCCATTTCGACTCGGAGTTGCGCGGGTGGTCAAACGccggcccgccagcccgcgtATCGGGTCAGATTCGCCCGGCAATAAAGGACTGTTGAGCCGACGCCGAAGTTTACATGGTTTGCCTCACACAAAGCCAGTAATTCCACTGCTACATTTTCCTAAGAGCGACACAGTATATGAACAGAACGAAAGGAAACAAACACCTACACGGGCACAAAAACCTCGGCGTGTCAACGCCGCCTCAAAATACCGGCCCGATTCCCAACCCCGTTGTTACTTTCTCTTACAGAGACGCCCATCCGCCGTTTCGGCCCAGCGTTCATTGCCCACGCACGGCGCGCACCAAAACACGTCCGTCGGGTCCACCGTCCTCTTGATCTTGAGCAGCCGCTCGTAGTTGCTGCCCCAGAACGTGTGCTGCCAGTCCTTCTCAAAGGGCAGTGCCTGCGCGTCGTTCATGGTTAGCGTGGCTCCTTTGTGTCGTCTGTCGGGACTTTCAATCGCTGGCTTATTAGGCTTTCTTCACGTACCTCGTTTAGATATGCGCCCGACTTGGGCGTGAGCGCGCGCAGCGGCTGCATCGCTGCGTCGAGCCGCTTGACCGTCTCCCGCTCGGCCGTCTTGTTGAAGGGCGGGAAGCTGCTGGATGACACTGAAATCTCACATTAACAAGGAAAGCTCGCTTGAAAGAAAGATTCGACAAGACTGGTATCGATGGACAAAGACTTACGGGCGTGCACGTAGGCGTTTCGCCAGGCCGGGTTGACCGAGTTGCCCCCGCGGGGCTTCGCGTTCTGCAcgcccctgccgccgaccATGAACAGCGCCATCCCGCCTctcgagccgcccgccgccttgatCGCCGTCCCAAGAGCCCTTGGGTCGCTCGCCAGCGTCTGTCCGTCCAAGAGCCTCGACACAATGTAGGACGAGTTGCCGGCGGGGTTGTGGTCAAAGTACTTGTCGAACCACGCCAGGAACGTGGGGAACTCCTCCGTGGCCAAAAAGACAAACGCCTGCCCGGACCAGCGCTTCTTGACGGTGTCGTTGATCGGCTTGAAGATCTCTTCCAAGAATCCGGGCCCTTTGTCCtggacgaagccgaggccCATGACGCCGGCAATGTTCTCGGGGATTCCTGGCAGGGGGACGGGGCTTTTCGTTCCGAAGCTGGCGTAGTTGTAGCCGGACAGACCGCCCTTGTCCATCAGGTACGGAATTTGGGAGGAGAGGTAGGATACCAGGTCAACGACGAACGGGCTTTTGGGGTCAGTGACACCCATCCATGTCAGTGAAGTGATTTTGGGCGTCGGGTGCGTCCACATGGTGATTTTGGTCATGACACCAAaggtgctgccgccaccctgGAAGAGGGGAATAGAAGGAATCAATCAGCATAGGATTCTAATACCCTCGAGTGATTTTCGCAACTTACACCTCTAAGGGCCCAAAAAAGATCAGCGTGTTGGTCCTCGTTCGCCGTGAGGACCTCGCCCAGCGGCGTCACAACCTCCACCTCAATAACATTATCCGCGGCCAGGCCGTACCGCGGCGAGAGCGTCGagtgcccgccgccagagaTGTACCCGCCGACCGCGACGCTCTtcgcgccaccaccaacgaTCGTCTGGTTATACGCGTCCGTGGCCGTGTAGATGTCGTACATGGCGGTCCCCccgccgacggtgacggcgctcCCGCCGAGCACCCTACCCGAGCCGGCGAGCTTGAAGCTCCCCTCGTGGAAGTCGATGCCGTTCATGTGGTGGACCCAGACCGAGAGCGAGCCGGGGGCGTTGGAGCGCCCGAGAAAATCGTGCCCGGACGAcctgacgacgaggcgaacGTTGTGCTTCCGGGCTAGACGTCGCTCAGTCAATATAAGTCAACAAAAAACATGTCGCTGCCTGCGCTTTCTCAGGCTCGCTCTCAAGCCTTTTACGAAAAATACAAAAAACAACTAAAAACGTACCAAAATCCACCGCGGCCTTGACGtgcgtcgcctccgtcgcgTTGACGACATAGCTGGGGTACCCTTGGCCGCTGCACGGGTACCGCTCCTGCGGCAGGCACGTGTAGTTGGCGAACTGGTCCAACATCATGGACACCGGGTCCGCCGCGTGCCAGTCGTAGAGCCTCCAGCccctctgcgccgccgcgcaggcctCCGCGCTGTATCCCGGCTGGTCGGGGTGGCACGGCGCTCCGGGTGGGGCCGGCGAGAggagccggccgccggccgaggcgttGAGCGCCTGCCACTCGCCGAGGGAGggccacgcccgcgagcccggcgccgccttgcaGCTTGAGGTGGTGCCGGGGCGGCCTgctgaggcggcgcccagcaggcACGGGATCGATAGCAGGAGCTGTTCGGGGTGCATTTTggccaaggtcgtcgtcTTGATGCTTTGCAGGTTCAACCACGATCGAGGAGACGCAATGCCTgtagctgctgctcgccctctcttatatatataaacAAGTCTAGAATTCGTACCACCACTTGCGCCTGTCCTGGATCCCAGCCGCGTCTCCGCGGACAAGCCGGCTCAATGCGCGACGGCATGCGTCACCGTCCCCTCCATCGCGACATGACGCTCTATAGAGGCCACCAACCGATGAAAGCGAGACCGTAGATGCCCAGCATCTATGCCGCTGGGCCCACCTTTTCCCCGTCGGTCTGCTCGTTCCATCCAAAGCCGAGACAAGTTTATTCGCCCGACGTGTGGGCAGTGCAgagtgcagtgcagtgcagtgcagtgcaggcTACCATCTCTGccgctcgccctcgttggGGCTCGTTGCATCATACCCCATTAGGCCGCCAACATCGCCCCCGGGCCCGCGCGTGCACGGGATCGAAATCGCTCCCCCGGGACTGCTCTTTGGGGCCCATCGCGAGGAATACGGGGCTCCACGATTGGTGGGCAAGCGGCAGAGATGCGATCGGCAGCGTCACCCGTTCGAGTGTGGCTGGGGGGCACCGACcgggcgacgaagagcgTGGATCCGGCCCATGAGGCGTCGGTAGTGTGCCCTCTGGCCGGGACGGGCTGACGTGACAGCCAGCAAATCTCCTGCTGTGGTGTGTGCCTTCTTTTGCGACGCTGGTCTTATTGGGGCCTGGTCCAGAGACGGCAAAGGGGGTCCATGGACTTGAACTGAAGGCGCGAAATATTCACGTACGAAGCACAAAGTATGAAATAGAGGTCTAGCCTCATTTAAGAAGCTATAGATAAGGTATTACAGCAAAGAAGAGCGAGGGCACCACGTCAAACGAGAGTCATACGAGTAACAAGGACTGCGACAGAAACGGCGACATGCACAAGGGCAGCGGGGCAACGGCATTATATAGTATACAGAGTAGTCTGCGCGCATATGCTTGTTATGTGACCTGCAAGTCGAAATTCATGGCCTCATAAATGCCAGCTCATCCTCTGCCAAACCTACGCAAAGAGCGCCGCGTCCCTCACCctcttggccagcgcctccttggcctccccGGTCTGGTCCTCGAGCCAGCTCTCTGCCTTATCCACCATCAGCTCCCAcgcgtccttgtcgccggccAGTCTCCTCCTCAGGTACGCCACGGCACACAGCGTCGCCAGAGCGTCTCCCTGTAGGTTTGGGACCTTGGAGCCCGCCTCCTTCTGCGTCAGACCTAGCACCTCTTCCAGCTCCCTGCTCCACGACCAGCTTCCTACAAACGTCTGCAGCGCAGCCAGCACATCGAGCGGGCTTCCTTTTGCCTTTTCCCGTCTGGTACCCCTGCCAATCGCGCCGCGGAGCATGTCCAACCCCTCCTCAGCAGGGGACATCTCTGCTTGAAGTTggaggtcctcggcgccgaagGATGCCCCGTCTGCGTCGAGCCCCAAAGCACGAGGGCCCTCACCGAAGCCACGGGGGCCGGCTTGTGCAGATCGTCCCATCTTGGGGCTGTTGACGGACTGCAGGCCACCAAATCCACCCGGTGCGTTCATGCTATATATCGGAGCCGGTCGCGTGCTCGatggagctggcggcgggggagccGCAAATGCCGAGGCAACAGCAGGCATAGCCATCATGCGCCGACggggagctgcgccgccaaaCATGACGGGCTTTATCGGCTCTGGCGGGTGAACAACTTCGAACTCACCCAGCTCCTTTGCGTCTGCGTCACCTCTCTtttccttgtccttgtcctcttGTACGGCGACAAAAGAGCACCACTTCCCGCCCACTTGGaactcgacgccgaggccgaccgCCTCACGCTGCACGATCCGCTCAAACTGGCCTTCGAATTGCTTCTTGAGCAAGTTTCCCTTGGTATCCTTAGCATGGGTGATCCAGCCCCTGCCCTCCTCAAGCTCCTGGATGGCCTTTCGTGCCGCTAGTTGGTGGATTGTAGACCCTTTGTCAGCCAGGGGCGTCACAGGAATCTCCAGTCGCAACGGGCCCCGTGCTGACGTGCCCGTCAGGATGACTGACGTTGGCATCCCACTGTGTGAGGTCTCGTCCGATAACATTACGTACACCGTGGTGCGATTAAATGGGAAGAGCGCGGGAATCTTGAATGGGGTCTGCAGGTACCGGGGCCGTGGGACGGCAGGTAGGCCCTCGAATTTGGCGTCGATGCCCGTCTTCGAGTCGGGCATttccatgtcctcgtccttggtgTCCGTGTTGAAGAGCGAGATGGGTTCGTTGCCGCTCGGCTCGCTCGATTGGCTGGTCGTGCCGACATCGAGAGACAGCGCATCCATAACCTTTTCCACGACCTCAaagtcttcgtcgccgccgtcaccgtaCTTAACATCGAGCGCATAGTCGGTAACGTGAGGTGTCAATGCACCCTTTAGCATGCGGATGATCTTCTTGTCCATCTTTTCGTCCTCGGCAACTCGCTGAGCGAAGCCATTGCCTGCTCGTGCAACGCCGTTGATgagcgccgagctcgcctcctcgccgacgccaagcGTAAAGACGCGGATGGCCCCCTTACTCTCCTGCACGTTGTCGTTGATAAGGCCGAAGAGCCGGTCGTGCTCCCAGATCTCGCCGTCCGTCAGCAGAAAGACTTCGAGATTCATATCTTTGTAGCGGCGCTGAAAGGTCTCTTCCAACGGCGTGTACATTTCAGTGCCGCCATAGTTGGACGAGAATCCTTTAACGTGGTTAActgcggcgtcgagcgtctcctGGCTGTCGTAGAGGCGGGACTTTTCCCATAAAAAGGTGCAGCTTGAACCGAAACTACAGACGTTGAACCGGGCGCCGACGGGTAACGATTTGAGGAAAAGCTGCAAGGCAGCGATAAGGTTGGGTATCTTCTGGCCGACGCCCATGCTGCCACTGCGGTCGCACACAAAGACAACCTCGGGTTTGTCGGCTGGGAGGTTGAAGCGCGGCACCAGggtcgccatgatggcgcgACGGTTGGGCAGGGTTGGGTGCGTCTCGAGCAGCGCAGTCGGGTTACCAAGGCCGTCGGCAACGACCTGAACTACAACATCCTTTTCGAGATGCGCGGATCccagggcgagggtggcCGAGGCACGGCGCAAGGAGGCGGGCTGACTCGCTGcgccggaggcggaggcggaggtgTGGCCGATGCGAACGGAGATGGGATGCGTGGGCGACTGGATACTCGTGATGGAGCAGCCTTCGGCCATTTCGCAGTCGACGGTGATGCtgatcttgccgccgccgacctttATGCTGTCGAAGCTACCAATCGTCCTGCCGGAATCGTAGCGTGGCGCGATGCTGGTCGGAATGGTCAAGCGCAACCCATCCGTCTCGGCATCgtgctcgagctcgccgaggtaCGTGATCTCAACCGTGACTTTGGCGCCTGCGGGCACATTTCCTAGCGTGGTGGTGAAGACGTCGGCGACTCTGAGGTTCTGCTGCAACAgggcggccgtctcgcccttgCTCGCGGCATCATCGTACGTCTTTTTGGCGGCCTGCCTctccttgacgacgccggtGATGACGCGGTCGCCCACGGTGCACCGAAAGCCAACTACCGAGACGCCATCGTAGAGAGGGAAGTCGTAACGGACCTCATTAAGCGCAGACTTGGAGTTGGGGTTGGTAAAGGTCTGCTTGAGGACGGTGCGCGAGGTGGATGATACGATGGTGGAATGGGCGTCGAGGTTAATGAGAGGCAGCCATTTGCGGTGACTTTGGACCACGACAAAGCAGCCGCAGAGCGGGAGCTTGGCATAGTAGTCGGGTCGTCTCATGTTGTAGGCAATGTGTAGGTGATTGCAGATGTGTCGTGGATATGGGAATCCAGGGTGGCGGTTGAGCTGACAGCAGCGGGCACTGCCTTTATACGCGGTCGATCGCAGAGGGACTCGGGACTAGGACGCGGGTGTTGAGGATATCGAGCGACAACGAAGAAATTTTGCAGTTGTTCAGTATGTTTGTAGAGACGAAATAACCAAAGCTTGACGAGGCAGGCAGCTCGATTGATGTACTTTATTGGCAAGGTTTGGCCATCGCCGCGTGCCTGCACTGCCTGGTGGAgcgcggccaggcggcgtcGGGAGGCCGCCTAATGACCTGACGGGGACTATGGAAGTGAAGTGCCGGGAAATGTAGTTCAGCCCCGGCTGCAGCCTAacgaggagctgggcaaTGCAGGCATTCGTGTCCTTGTCGAGGCTTGTTGGGgaagctgggctgggtcTGACTCTTTTTTGTGCggggtggcgggcgacgcggctGGTGATGTAATGATGCGATgcgggggcgacgaggacgtgaCGCATCGGGCAGGCGCCATGGTTCGATGGggtacatacttcgtacagcatACGGAGCAGGCAGATGCGTTGTCCACGCTGCACAGCGTCTGCCGTCGCATGGTTTGTTTGCGCGAAAACGAATCATCAACGTTGCCTGAGGTTGCCGAGCAAGGCATCCTTCTACACCTCAGCAGCATCTTCAGGTATACGTGTAGCATATACGTACCGCACATGAatgccatcatcgtcactgTGGGCAAGTGCTGTCAGGCCAGCAGGGTGGCGCCTTCCTGGTGTCGCTCCTGCACTGGGCAACCTCATCTCCACTCACAGGCAACCATGGGCAGCCCTATAGGTACCTGCCGAGGTTCCACGTTAGCTGGTGCGCCTGCCTTGATTGGCCGCGATATAACATTGAAGCCGCCCGTCAGGCAAGGCGGCATTGCGACACGGACCCCAGATCTTCAAAGGCAACATCGGTCACCGTCACACATCTTCACGCTGCCGTACCACTTCCATGACCTAGCTTTCACTTTGCAAGATGCGGAAGCGAGCCTTTATCGGAGAGGTCAGCCCGATAGCCTCTATTTATAAGTAGCTAATATCTCGATATAGTAAGTAAGTAGAGACCAGTATGGGTAGGCGGAGTGACTATAAAAATTACGAGGCGTATATTATTGTTCTAGCTACTATAGTTCTTAATAATCTTATTACCTTCGTTACCTTTATTACCCTCGTTTACCTCGTTCCCCTTATagccatcgtcgccctcgtcgccctccttgcTCTCCTTGCTCTCCTTGCTCTCCTGCCTCTCCTGCCTCTCCTGCCTCTCCTGCCTCTCCTGCCTCTCCTGCCTCTCCTGCCTCTCCTGCCTCTCGTTGCTCTCGCACCTTTCGTAGCCGTCTCTATCTCTATTACTACGTTAGAGCTATATACTTTACCCCTCGCTTCTATATAGGATATGTCGCCTCCTATGACTAAGTTGAAGCGATCGATCTCGGTCTCCGGGCAGTCAACAAGCTCATTATATGCCTCGTTgaggacgagcagcgtcTTTTCCTCACTACGCATACCATCTATCTTACCGCTCGGTTGCCACTTTGCCGCGGATGCAACCACGGCATCTCTGCTTGAGAGCGTTTCGGTCGACACGACATCGTGCCCAGAATGCAACAATTTCGACTGAATGCCCGCTTCGTATatcgcctcgcccgctcATCTTTGACCCGGGAAATGCGTTCCTGCTTCGGTCGCAATGGTGACAATCTGGATCTTGGTCATGCTGGTCGGTTCCAATTCATTTCGAGTGAAATGAATTAGTATGATATGAAGTGTGTGATGATATGAAAGGCAGAACTTGAGGCCATGCAGCTATATGTGCACGGAACTGCAGCTCTTGCCATGATTGCGCCATTGACATAGACATCACAGACGTCGTCCAAGGGCGCGGACGACAGGAGACTCACGCCTTCCATGTCCATTACCACGCGGGACTGAGACTTAGAGATCGGCAAC
This sequence is a window from Purpureocillium takamizusanense chromosome 8, complete sequence. Protein-coding genes within it:
- a CDS encoding uncharacterized protein (COG:S~EggNog:ENOG503NXEZ), encoding MRRPDYYAKLPLCGCFVVVQSHRKWLPLINLDAHSTIVSSTSRTVLKQTFTNPNSKSALNEVRYDFPLYDGVSVVGFRCTVGDRVITGVVKERQAAKKTYDDAASKGETAALLQQNLRVADVFTTTLGNVPAGAKVTVEITYLGELEHDAETDGLRLTIPTSIAPRYDSGRTIGSFDSIKVGGGKISITVDCEMAEGCSITSIQSPTHPISVRIGHTSASASGAASQPASLRRASATLALGSAHLEKDVVVQVVADGLGNPTALLETHPTLPNRRAIMATLVPRFNLPADKPEVVFVCDRSGSMGVGQKIPNLIAALQLFLKSLPVGARFNVCSFGSSCTFLWEKSRLYDSQETLDAAVNHVKGFSSNYGGTEMYTPLEETFQRRYKDMNLEVFLLTDGEIWEHDRLFGLINDNVQESKGAIRVFTLGVGEEASSALINGVARAGNGFAQRVAEDEKMDKKIIRMLKGALTPHVTDYALDVKYGDGGDEDFEVVEKVMDALSLDVGTTSQSSEPSGNEPISLFNTDTKDEDMEMPDSKTGIDAKFEGLPAVPRPRYLQTPFKIPALFPFNRTTVYVMLSDETSHSGMPTSVILTGTSARGPLRLEIPVTPLADKGSTIHQLAARKAIQELEEGRGWITHAKDTKGNLLKKQFEGQFERIVQREAVGLGVEFQVGGKWCSFVAVQEDKDKEKRGDADAKELGEFEVVHPPEPIKPVMFGGAAPRRRMMAMPAVASAFAAPPPPAPSSTRPAPIYSMNAPGGFGGLQSVNSPKMGRSAQAGPRGFGEGPRALGLDADGASFGAEDLQLQAEMSPAEEGLDMLRGAIGRGTRREKAKGSPLDVLAALQTFVGSWSWSRELEEVLGLTQKEAGSKVPNLQGDALATLCAVAYLRRRLAGDKDAWELMVDKAESWLEDQTGEAKEALAKRVRDAALFA
- a CDS encoding uncharacterized protein (EggNog:ENOG503NZIP~COG:C~SECRETED:SignalP(1-19~SECRETED:cutsite=ASA-GR~SECRETED:prob=0.5488)) encodes the protein MHPEQLLLSIPCLLGAASAGRPGTTSSCKAAPGSRAWPSLGEWQALNASAGGRLLSPAPPGAPCHPDQPGYSAEACAAAQRGWRLYDWHAADPVSMMLDQFANYTCLPQERYPCSGQGYPSYVVNATEATHVKAAVDFARKHNVRLVVRSSGHDFLGRSNAPGSLSVWVHHMNGIDFHEGSFKLAGSGRVLGGSAVTVGGGTAMYDIYTATDAYNQTIVGGGAKSVAVGGYISGGGHSTLSPRYGLAADNVIEVEVVTPLGEVLTANEDQHADLFWALRGGGGSTFGVMTKITMWTHPTPKITSLTWMGVTDPKSPFVVDLVSYLSSQIPYLMDKGGLSGYNYASFGTKSPVPLPGIPENIAGVMGLGFVQDKGPGFLEEIFKPINDTVKKRWSGQAFVFLATEEFPTFLAWFDKYFDHNPAGNSSYIVSRLLDGQTLASDPRALGTAIKAAGGSRGGMALFMVGGRGVQNAKPRGGNSVNPAWRNAYVHALSSSSFPPFNKTAERETVKRLDAAMQPLRALTPKSGAYLNEALPFEKDWQHTFWGSNYERLLKIKRTVDPTDVFWCAPCVGNERWAETADGRLCKRK
- a CDS encoding uncharacterized protein (COG:H~EggNog:ENOG503P1JZ); its protein translation is MAPHETATRAVEASARVHELLQRLHAASESQERSLSQTLFYIKVFVSYCLWGSAWSAAADDHMRDKYVSLEQDKCQFMYLLARAMGARNIVEAGTSFGVSTIYLALAVGQNVADARAAAAVEADQGKKAAALVGGGKVIATEQEPTKAAKAREHWKQAGDEVEPWIELREGDVRETLKVAEGMPEEIDMLLLDIWTPMALLVLEIVKPRLRKGAVILADNTVMAKALLKDLLAYIRDPANGFKTITVPYSGGLEMIVYMPST